A genomic window from Salvia splendens isolate huo1 chromosome 11, SspV2, whole genome shotgun sequence includes:
- the LOC121755206 gene encoding protein MODIFYING WALL LIGNIN-2-like, which translates to MLHFHMKSLKQYSIILFFSATALISSALCFAAEFKKSKKNDLRFNEMLCHLPQSSVFGLGIAALISLTLSQIIGTFFISRKLHSSHNKSTVKKRLSFSCILMALSWMSFVVAAVLIGGATSMSRSQPFGEGWLDGECYLVKDGVYVGSALLGLAALGLTLGSAAIEMSRRQAEEDRKVHAQVDECVEIYH; encoded by the exons ATGCTTCATTTCCATATGAAAAGCCTAAAGCAATATAGCATCATACTATTCTTCTCCGCCACCGCCCTCATCTCCTCCGCCCTGTGCTTCGCGGCTGAGTTCAAGAAATCCAAG AAAAATGATCTCAGATTCAACGAAATGCTCTGCCATCTTCCCCAGAGCTCCGTTTTCGGCCTCGGCATCGCAGCCTTAATCTCTCTCACCCTCTCTCAGATCATCGGAACCTTCTTCATTTCCAGAAAACTCCATTCATCACACAATAAATCCACTGTGAAAAAAAGGCTTTCATTTTCTTGCATTTTGATGGCTCTCTCTTG GATGAGCTTTGTGGTTGCTGCTGTGTTGATTGGTGGAGCCACAAGCATGAGCCGAAGCCAGCCGTTTGGAGAGGGATGGCTTGATGGGGAATGCTACTTGGTGAAGGATGGAGTGTATGTCGGCTCAGCGTTACTCGGCTTGGCGGCGCTCGGTTTGACTCTCGGCTCAGCCGCCATCGAGATGAGCCGAAGACAGGCTGAAGAAGATAGGAAGGTTCATGCACAAGTTGATGAATGTGTAGAAATATATCATTAA